Below is a genomic region from Brassica rapa cultivar Chiifu-401-42 chromosome A08, CAAS_Brap_v3.01, whole genome shotgun sequence.
taattgatcggtttatttggtttattcggtttgatcggtttatataccaaaccatattcATATACCGTGGTTTTTTAAAAATGACATCCATTCGGTATATTGGGTACTACCAAATCCAAACCATTTTTTccatttcggtttggttcggttttaattGGTTCGATTTTACCGGATTGAATACCCCTAATACGGGTTTACCTCTTAAACCCAAAGTGAataatatcgtactaatcagaGTTGGACACATAATTTCACAATCCCAATAAACACTGCCTCTTTTGATTCACTTCTTGCAGAAGTGACACGAACATGTTATCCTTTTGTGTTTATGATCGGATAAGGCTTGTATTAACGACACTGGTCTTCTATGTTGTCGGcgtctcttttcttcttctttttgtagaAACAAAAGAACTTAAGAAAGctgatataattaaaatataagactaaaaattatttaatttaaatttaaaataaatcatttgttcatttataataattttaaaatgatttcatattaaaactgtgaatatatatatatatatatatatatataataagtttaaaataaattattatattagttattttagtACTTTCATAAATAACtgacaaaatatatttgattatatgtTATATCTTTAACAAAAACTCAATACATAAAGctaatgtataatattaattttaataattgtatatgtttattttctctattttattactattaaattttggattttatataaattaaaaactatgattttatatttttgttgattTATGATATTGTATCTTAAAATATACGGAAACGGAATAGCTTCCAacttgttttagaaaaatattttaaaaatgttttggaATCCAAAACGAAATTCCACAAGTTTCCACAAGATTCTGATTCCGGAAAACAAATGTCTGAAGCTTTCGTGCAACCTAACTTTTAAAGCCATATTGCTCTTTTTTAGTATAACTTAAGAGTGCCACACTggttctctctctttctctcttttgcaTTATTTGGAAACTCAAAACACAACAAACAAAGTTTTTAAAGAACATCATCAAACGGTttcaagaaaagagagaaaaagagaggagGGTTGTTTGATTTAAGCATCATCTTCACCTAGAAGTGCGACGAGCATCTTCTCGTAATCTCCACGAGTGTCTTTGGTAATGGCTTTCTCCAATGGAATGCTGTTCCTCCTCTGATACTCTTCTCCAATGACCTTCAAATCAATCTCAGCTCTTGTTGTTACAATTCTAGTGAGAGCCCCTTCGTCTGTTCCGGTTTTGTTGATTGCTGAGCGAAGAACATCCACAAAGTAAAGCTCTGGTCTTGTCAAGCACTGAATCGTTGACCTCAACAGTTCGAGGAACTTGTCGTCCCCATCTCCTTCCTCAAGACTCTGTAAGATGAACAGTTTTAGCATTGttctaagaaaagaaaaagcttaGATTATTAAGTTAATAAATGAACATTTTTAGCCTTCACCTTGAGGATTTCCTCGCCATGATCATCTTGGTAGCGGTTGAAAGTAGCATTGATCTGCGCTTTGCTCCTTGTGGACAAAATCCTAATGACCTCCTCATCGCTGTAGTGCTTGTCCTTGATTCTCTCATGGATCAGCTTAGCTTCTTGCTTTGCCAATGTCATGTTCACCTCGTCTCCTTCGTACCTGTATGAGCTGACAAGAGAAACCAAAAGCTGCAAAAAGAAACAGACAACTAAATAATTAGTCTTTCCAAATACTTTTGCATtctcataaaaaaaatcttgattTTATTACCTTTCTGAAGTCACCGGTGGTGTGGTGAGCGACATCCTCTTCAATAGACTTCTTGAAACGAGCATGGTAAGCTTGCCTGGCGTGAAGCAGCTGCGTTGAGGTCCTTGTGCAAGCTACTTCCATAAGCACTTGGTTGCTTGAAGTCCATCTTTTGGTAGCTTCATTAGCCAACAAGGCATCACGCTCCCCGGGCTCAAGAGTCCAGAGCAAGATTGCTCTCTGTCCATGAAACAAATCATATTAAGATACGTATAACTTGCAAACACACACACGCACAAGTTTGAGGatattgtaaaagaaaaaaaaacgtacCTCGAAGTCGCTTGAGAGTTCCTTGTCAAGACTCTTGAGAAGGT
It encodes:
- the LOC103833582 gene encoding annexin D1, translating into MATLKVSSSVPSPSEDAEQLKTAFEGWGTNEDLIISILAHRSAEQRKLIRQTYHEVFGEHLLKSLDKELSSDFERAILLWTLEPGERDALLANEATKRWTSSNQVLMEVACTRTSTQLLHARQAYHARFKKSIEEDVAHHTTGDFRKLLVSLVSSYRYEGDEVNMTLAKQEAKLIHERIKDKHYSDEEVIRILSTRSKAQINATFNRYQDDHGEEILKSLEEGDGDDKFLELLRSTIQCLTRPELYFVDVLRSAINKTGTDEGALTRIVTTRAEIDLKVIGEEYQRRNSIPLEKAITKDTRGDYEKMLVALLGEDDA